In Catenulispora sp. GP43, the sequence GCTTCGGCTCCTGCTTCGGCGACGGGTCCGATCTCGGTGAACAGGCTCCTGATGCCGGCCAGGTCCAGGACACGCTGGACGGGTTCGGAAGGAGCGGCCAGAGCGATGTCACGGCCGTGGGTGGAGGCCCGCTGCATGGCATGGACCAGCACACGCAGTCCCATGGAGTCCAGGAAGGTGACGCGGGAGCAGTCGATGACCAGGTCGCAGTCGGCGTCCCAGGCCTGGTCGAGGTCGGATTGGAACCGGCCGTGGGCGGCGAGGTCGATGTCGCCGGCGACGGTCAGGACCACGCGGTCCGCGATGCGTGTCGCGGTACTAGAGAACTCCATGGCCGGCTCCTTGTTGTGGGCCCCGGTGCGGCGTCGTGCCGGCGCCGGTGGCGGCTCCAGCTTTCGGTATCGCCGACAACTCTGTCAACTGATACATGAATTATATCTCGTGTATCGGGCTTCGGGAGTGAGGCCCCCGGACGAGCGGATCCGAGACCGCGGGCTCCGTGACCGAATCGAGGCCGCACCCGGACCATTCTTCGTCCACCTGTTCGTTTAGTCCGGGCCAAAGCGGTAATCCGTGGTCAGTCGTTCATGGTGAGGTGAGAGCGTGAGCAGGCTTCCCTTCGCTGCTCAGACCCTCGATTCGGCGGACACGTTCCGCCACGAGGCGTTTCTGTATTCCGGGGATGAGCATTTCTTGGCCGGTACCACCGCGTTCGTGCGCGATGGGCTGGACGCCGGCGAGGCGGTGCTGGTCGCGGTCATCGCGGCCCGCGCCGCGCTGCTGCGGCGTGCCCTGGGCCGGGACGCCGACCGCGTCGAGTTCCTCGACATGGCGCTCACCGGCCGCAACCCGGCCCGGATCATCCCGGCCTGGCAGGACTGGGTCGACCGCAACGCGCCCACCGCGCGGGGCTTCCGCGGGGTCGGCGAACCGATCTGGAGCGGCCGCACCCCCAGCGAGATCGCCGAATGCCGGCATCACGAGCAACTGCTCAACACCGCCTTCGACACCGGCCCCGCCTGGTGGCTGCTGTGCCCCTACGACGCCGAAGCGCTGCCGCAGCCGGTGATCGACAGCGTGCACCGAAGCCACCCCAGCGTCGTCGCCCACGACACCAGAGAGCGCAGCGCCAGCTATCCGCGCTCCGGATTCAGCCGGACCGCCATGTCCG encodes:
- a CDS encoding STAS domain-containing protein, with the protein product MEFSSTATRIADRVVLTVAGDIDLAAHGRFQSDLDQAWDADCDLVIDCSRVTFLDSMGLRVLVHAMQRASTHGRDIALAAPSEPVQRVLDLAGIRSLFTEIGPVAEAGAEADSDHAV
- a CDS encoding anti-sigma factor RsbA family regulatory protein, which translates into the protein MSRLPFAAQTLDSADTFRHEAFLYSGDEHFLAGTTAFVRDGLDAGEAVLVAVIAARAALLRRALGRDADRVEFLDMALTGRNPARIIPAWQDWVDRNAPTARGFRGVGEPIWSGRTPSEIAECRHHEQLLNTAFDTGPAWWLLCPYDAEALPQPVIDSVHRSHPSVVAHDTRERSASYPRSGFSRTAMSDEPLEEPSGPVWELGFDLDSLRELRDHVAKFAEPVVGGRGANDAVLVVSELAANSIKYGGGAGVLRLWRDVAALVCEVRDDGVITDPLAGRRRPTGGLGGNAGLWIVNQVCDLLQIRSAPGQGTVVRARLGGAAG